The segment GTATTATAACTATTTTTAATAAAAAAGCAATCTTAAAAAGCAGTTTTATTTATTAAGTCAAAATATAATAAAATGAAAACTATTAACTAAACAATTGGAGATATTATGAATATTATAAAAAAAGTTACATTTATTGCAAAAGATGATTCTATTGATAAAATGAAAGATTTATTAAAAGATATGGTTGAAGCTTCTAAAAATGAAAAAGGGTGTTTATCCTATGACATTTATCAACTTAAACAAAATCCAGCAAAATTTGTAGTTGTTGAAGCTTGGGAAAATGAAGAAGCATTAGAAGGTCACAAAACTACAGAACATTATAAATACTATAAATCAAACTTTGAACCATACTGTAAAGATAAATATAGTGATGATTTAGAGATTATATAAAGGCAATATTTTGAAAAACTTATGGACAGATGAAGAGGCAAAAGAGTATAAAAGTGATTTAGAACTAAGAGTTTTTACTTCTAATTTGTTAGGTAGAAGTGATGAATTAGTTCTACATGGTGGAGGTAATACTTCTGTAAAATCAAAAGTAAATGATGAAGATATTCTTTATGTAAAAGGAAGTGGTTGGGACTTAGTTTCAATCAAAGAAGAAGGTTTTGCTCCTGTTAAACTTGATACTTTAATCAAGATGGCAAAACTTGAGAGTTTGAGTGATAGTGATATGGTATCACAACAAAAAGAAGCTATGATAGACAAAAGTGCACCAAATCCTTCTGTTGAAGCAATTTTACATGCAATCATTCCTTTTAAATTTGTAGACCATACACATGCAGATGCGGTTGTAACAATATCTAATAATAAAAATGGAATAGAAAATATTAAAAAAGTTTTTCCAAACTTTTTAATTATCCCTTATGTAATGCCTGGTTTCATATTGGCAAAAACTATTTATGATATGACTAAGGAGTATGATTGGGAAAATAGTGATGGAATTATTTTGCATAATCATGGAATATTTACCTTTGATGATGATGCAAAAAAATCCTATGACAAAATGATATCTGCTGTTACTTTAGCAGAGAACTTTTTAGAAGATAATGCAAAACTTGAAATACCAAATTTGGAAACTAAAGAAGTAGATTTAACTGAACTTATAACTACTATTTCTAACGAGAAAGGTTATGATGTAGCTTTAAAAGTAAATCAAGATAAAGAAGCTTTATATTATGCTTCTCAAACAAATCTAAAAGAAAATGTTACAAAAGGAGTTTTAACTCCTGAGCATATTATTAGAACAAAAAAAGTACCTTTAGTTTTGGAAAATAATGATATAAAAAGTGCTATAGAAGAGTATAAAAAACAATATAAAATATATTTTGAAAGGTATGCAAAAGATGAAATTTGTCTAAATCCTGCTCCAAATTATGCTGTAATAAAAGACTTTGGAGTTATATCTTTTGGGAAAAATGAGAAAGAAGCAAGTATTATAAATGATATTGTAACGCACACTATAAGAGCTGTTTTAAGAGCTCAAAAATTAGGTGGCTTTGTAAGTATAAGTGAAAAAGATAGTTTCGAAATGGAATATTGGGAACTAGAGCAAGCAAAATTAGCAAAAAGTGGTATCACGAAGTGATAAGTTTCCTTGAAAAATTGAAAAAATAAGAAGTTTTAAACTTCTTATTTTAAAAGTCTGTAAAAATAGACTTTACTCCCCATTTAAATAACATTTTAATATCTTCTTTTTTATTTACAGTATAAACATTTACATAAAATCCTGCATCATTTAATTTTTTAACCAAAGTTTCATCTGTAATTTCAAAATCACAATTATAGTTTTTTACATTTAAACTTTTTAAGTAATTTATCAAATCTTTTGGATGCTTTTTTTCTTGTAATGCTGCTGTTTCGATTGAGGGATTTATATCATGTATTTGTTTTAAATAAATATGATTAAAAGAAGAGATTATAACTTTGTTTTGCATTTTAGTTTCATCAACTATTTTTAATACTTCTTTTGCTGCTATTTCATGGAACTTTGTATTTTCTAAATCTTTTATTTCAATATTTGCGAAGATATTGTTTTGTTTTAAAAATAGTAAGACCTCTTTTAGTGTTGGTATTTTCTGTATTTGTTCTTTTTTTAAATCTTCAATTGAGAGTATATTCTCTTTTATAGCATTAAAGGGATCTTCTTTTATAAACCATGAAGAAAAATCAAGCTTTAGGAGTTGTTCATAGGTATAGTCTACAACCTTATAAGGCTTTTTGAACTCTTCGAAATTTTTTACATCACTTGTTCGTTCTAGTGTGTCATCATGAATAATAACAGCAATTCCATCTTTTGTAAAAGCAACATCAAACTCTACTATTTGGTATTTCCCAATTATTTGTTCAAAGGCTGACATTGTATTTTCAGCTCTTAATGATCTCAATCCTCTGTGAGCTATAAGTAGTTGTTCATCTTTTTTAAAGTTATCCCAAAAGTTCATTTATCTTACCTCTTTTTTTGTAAGTACTAAGTTTAATATTGCCAAGATTGATGTTGTAATTATTAGTAAAAATGAAATTGCATTTATAATAGGAGTACTTCCATCTCTAACTTGTAGATATAAATTTATAGGCAAAGTGGTATCAGAACCCACTAAAAATAGGGTAGTATTGAAGTTCTCAAAACTCATTAGAAAAGCAACAGCACCAGCTCCTATAAGAGCTGGTTTTAAAAATGGTAAAATAATATATCTGATGGTTTCAAATTTTGTGGCTCCTAAATTTAAAGCAGCATCAGATAAAGAGTTATCAAACTTTTTAAGTCTTGCAGAAACTACAAGTAAAACAAAAGTAGAGATAAATGAAAATTGACCAACAATAACCAACCAAAAGCTAGGTCTTAAAATATTAATATCCAATCCAAAAGTATCTTCTATATATGTTCCTGCACTATTTGTTGCTAAAAGTAATGAAATACCAAGTATTACTCCTGGAATTACTAAAGGAAGAAGTGCTAGAAAATAAAAAGCTTGTTTAAACTTGAACTCTTCTCTTTCAAATAAAAATGCACCCATTGTCCCCATAATCAAAGAAAATATAGAGACAAAAAAAGCAGTTTGAATACTTATAAAAATACTTTGTAAACTATTATCATCATGAAATAATCCAAGTCTATCCCTTGTATCTGATAAAAACCAATCAAGGGAGAATCCTTTCCAAGGTAAAGTTGGGAAATCAGAATTATTAAATGCTAAAATACAAGTAATAACTAAAGGTGCAAATAAAAAAACATAAAACAAAGTTATGTAAAGTAAAAAGCCAAAATTATATTTTTTGCTTCTTGGCAATGATCTTATCATGATAAAGCCTTTGAAAGATTTTGTTTAGAAATTTTTAAAGCAATCCAAATAATAAGTGAAGATAAAATCAAAAGTAAGAAACCAAAAGCGGCACCTTGATTCCAATTGAAACTTGCGATAAATTGGTTATAAATTTGCTCTGTAAACCATAAGGAATTTTTTCCACCCATTAGATTTGGAGTTAAATAATTACCAAGTGTTAACATAAATACAACTATAGAACCAGATACAATTCCAGGAGCTGCATAGGGAATAATTATTTTGAAGAAGATTACAAATTTAGAAGCACCCAAATCTAAAGCTGCCTCAATATAGCTATCATCCATGCCATCTAATGCAGAAATAAGTGGAACTATCATAAATAGCATTGAAGTATAAACAAGTCCCATTATCATACTTATATCATTATAAAGCATTTCAATTGGTTTATCTATTATTCCAAATTGCATTAAATAATAGTTTATAACTCCACTTTCTCTAAGTAAAATCATCCAACCATAAACACGCACAAGTTCACTCACCCAAAATGGCATCAAAAGAAGTATTGTCAAAAAGCCTTTATATTTGGGTGAAACAACTTTTGTGATATAAAAAGCAATGGGAAAGGTTACTACAAAAGTCAAAAATGTCACAAGAATAGAGTATGTAGCTGTTCTTACAAAAGTATACCAATATATATTTTCTTTAAAAAATGCATTATAATTACTAAAGCTCCAAACCATATCACCCACATCATTTTCTACTTTTAATGACATAAGTAACAGATCAATTTGTGGCAAAATTATAAGTAAAAAAAGCCACAAAAATACTGGAATAAAGAATATAAAAAATCCTAATTTAATATGCTTTTTCATGATTTATAACACTTACAATCTTCTAAATGAACGCCAGCTTTTACTATGTCATCTTTTTGAATATGAGTAAACTCTCTATTTTGAGGAAGAGAAACCATTATCTCATTATTATTGTCTAAAAAGCTTGCTAGTATTTTTGTATTTGAACCATCAAAAAGTATTGTTTTTACTTTCAAATCAAAATAATTCATATCTTTTTCACCTTCTTTTGGGAATAGGGCAATGGCTTCTGGTCTTATAAATAATAGACAATCTTTTTGTATATCAGTATCTATAAATTTGGCTAAAAAATTAAGACCCTCTTTTGTTTTAACTGAATTTTCATTTTCTTTATAAGCTTGAAACTTATTTGTTTCCCCCACAAAAGATGCTACAAAACTGGTCTTTGGGTTTGAGTATAGATTTTGAGGAGTATCTATTTGTTCTAATTGTCCTTTATTCATAACTGCTACTTTATCGCTCATAACTAATGCTTCAGATTGGTCATGAGTTATATAAATAAAGGTGGTGCCAATTTCATTTTGAAGTTTTTTCAGCTCTATTTTCATCTGTTCCCTAAGTTTTAAATCTAAGGCTCCTAAAGGCTCATCTAAAAGTAAAATTGAAGGTGAAAGTACAAGTGACCTAGCTATGGCAACTCTTTGTTTCTGTCCACCTGAAAGTTCTTGTACATTGTGATTTAAGTAATCACTTAAGTGAACTCTCTCTAACATAGATTTGACTTTTTTTTCTATCTCTTTTTTTGGAACATTTTGTCTTTTTAAGCCAAAGGCTACATTTTCTTGGACATTCATCATGGGAAATAGTGCTAAGTTTTGAAAAACAAGATTTACAGGTCTTTTATTTGGTGGTATTCCTACCATTTCATTATTGTTGATAAGTATATTTCCTGAACTTGGCTCTAAAAATCCAGCAATCATTCTAAGAAGAGTAGTTTTACCACAACCAGATGGTCCTAGAATTGAAAAAAACTTCCCTTCTTCTACTTGGAAGTTTACTCCATTTACAGCTTTGTACTTTCCAAAAGTTTTTTTTAATTCTTTTATGTCTAAAATATTTTCCATTGATTTTCCTATAATAAGGGAGTATGAACTTCCCTTATTGTTTATTGTGCAGATTTTATTAAATCTAAGGTTCTACCCTCTATTTTTTCTAATTTAGCAGGTACAGGAGGATACCAGTTTATATTTTCAATATCTTCATTACTAAATGTTCTCTCAAAGTTATCTCTTTTCTCAGAATCTAATAATTTAATTGCTCCATTAGAAGCTGTACCATAACCTTGGTCATTTGTAAAATAAGCTGCATTTTCTGGTTTTAGCATAAAGTTAATCCATTTATAAGCACCATCAATATTTTTAGCTTTTGAAGGAATTGCAAAAGTATCAATCCAACCTAATGCTCCACTTTTTGGGGCAACAAAATCAATGTCTGGGTTTTCTTTGTGTAGTTTCCAACCACCACCGTCCCATCCCATGGCAACAGTAACTTCTCCACTTCTTAACATACTTAAAAGTGCATCTCCATTTGCCCAATAGTTATGTACTAAAGGTTTTGCTGCAATTAAATCTTTTTCAACTGTATTCATTAAAGAAGAGTAAGCCGCTATATCAGAATATTTTTTAAAGGGATCAACTCCTTTTCCAAATGCAACAGCAATTAAAGTTGGTCTTTTAAGTCTATAAGAGATTTTTCCTTTATATTTAGGATTTAATAAATCACTATAATCTTTTGCACCAGGAGCTAACTTTTTATTAACTATTAAACCAGAAGTTCCATAACAAAAAGGTATTGCATATGATTCACCTTTTACTTTTGTATTGTTTTTAACAGCAGTTAACATAGATGGAACAACATTTGCTGTTGTGATTTTTGAATAATCTATTGGCATATAGATTTTATATTTTGCTTGTACTGAACTTATTCTATCTTGAGAAGGTTGGGCTAGGTCAAATCCTGCGCCTCTTGTTGCTCTTAATTTTGCAATCATCTCTTCATTATTTGAATATGTAAGTTCAACATTTATGCCTGTTTCTTTTTCAAATTTATCCACTAATGCTTGGGGTGCATATCCTTTCCATGTAAGGATTTTAAGTGTATCATTGGCAAATAAGTTACTACTAAGTAAAGCAGTTGTAGCAACAGCTAAAAGGGCTAATTTTTTCATCTTTTCTCCTAAATTTTATATAACTAGTGATTATATTAGAGATTTATTACATAAAAGTAACAACAACATCTTGTAAGTATAATAAATCCTTTTTGCTTATTTATTCTTTAAATAGACTTAAAGTTAATAATTTGTTTATTATAATTATATGCTATAATCAAGTAATTAAAGAAATAAAATTTTTTATAATATTATTTATAATTATAAATGACAATTGTTAATTTTATTCTAATTGGAGAGCATATTGAAATATTTAATGGCCATTGATGCAGGAACAGGTAGCGTTCGGGCGGTTATTTTTGATACTAATGGAAATCAAATAAGTGTAGGTCAAAGGGAATGGACGCATTTAGAAGATGAAGGTGTTAAATACAGTATGAGCTTTGATTTTACTACAAACTGGCAACTATGTATTGATTGTATAAAAGAAGCAATTGAAAAATCACAAATAAATCCAAATGATATTTTAGCCCTTAGTTCTACAAGCATGAGAGAAGGTATTGTTTTATATGATAAAGATGGAAATGAGCTTTGGGGTGTCGCAAATGTTGATGCAAGAGCAGGTGAAGAGGTTAAGTACTTAAAAAAACATTTTGAAGGTATAGAAGAAGAGTTTTATCATACTTCAGGACAAACTTTTGCATTAGGCGCACTCCCCAGAATTTTATGGCTTAAGAATAATAGACCTAAGGTTTATGAAAAAGTTGCAAAAATCTCTATGATAGGTGATTGGATTTTAGCAAAATTAAGTGGTGTAATTGCAAGTGACCCAAGCAATGCAGGAACTACTGGCATATTTTCACTTCTTAAGAGAACTTGGGATTGTAATCAAGCTTTAAAAATTGGACTAAAAGATGATATCTTTCCTCCTTGTTATGAAGTAGGGACTATTATTGGATTGGTTAATGAAAAAGCTTCAAAAGAAACAGGACTTTCAAATAATACAAAAGTCGTAATGGGTGGAGGAGATGTTCAATTAGGCTCTGCTGGATTAGGAGTTGTAGAAGTTGGACAAGTAGCAGTTCTTGGTGGTTCTTTTTGGCAACAAATTGTAAATATATCATCTGATATTTATCCTCCTTCAAATATGAGTTTAAGGGTTAATCCCCACGTTATTCCACATCAATCTCAAGCAGAGGGTATTACCTTTTTTTCTGGACTAATTATGAGATGGTTTAGGGATGCTTTTTGTGATATGGAAAAGCAAGAAGCAAAAGAGAAAAATATTGATGTTTATGAAATACTTGAAAAAAAGGCCAAAGATGTTCCTGTTGGTTCTTATGGAATCATGCCTATATTTTCTGATTCTATGAAGTATGGTAAATGGTATCATGCTGCACCTTCATTTGTAAATTTAAGTATTGATTCAAATATTTGTAATAAGGCTTCTATGTTTAGAAGCTTAGAAGAAAATGCTTGTATAGTCTCTTCTATAAATTTGGAAAAAGTAGAAACTTTTACAAAGCTAAAGTTTGATGAAATAGTTTTTGCAGGTGGAGCTAGTAAGGGAAAACTTTGGCCTCAAATATTAGCAGATGTAACGGGCTGTAAAATCAAAATACCTAAAGTGACAGAAGCAACAGCCCTTGGAGCAGCAATGGCAGCAGGTGTTGGAGCTGGTATTTTTGAGACACTTAGCTTAGCTTCAAAAGAGTTAGTTGTTTGGGATAAAGAGTATTTACCAAACCTTGAAAATAAAAAAATATATGATGATATAAAAGAAAAGTGGATAAAAATTTATAATAAACAATTGGAATTAGTTGATAATGGATTAACTAATTCTATGTGGAAAGCACCAGGAGTATAGATGAAATTAACAAACGAAAATGAACATGAATATAGATTTGGAACACATGGACCAAAATACTTAACAAAAGGTCCCATGATAGATATGGGAGTTGTTGTAATTGGGGTAGGAGAAGAACACCCTTGTCATAAACATGTAAAACAAGAAGAGTCATTTTTTGTTTTAGAGGGTGAATGTAGCGTTTATCTTGATGGAGTAAAAGTTGTAATTAAAAAAGGTGATTATTTACAATGTGAACTTGGTGAGTCACATATGTTTATAAATGAAAGCGAAAAGCCTTTTAAGGCAGTCTTTATAAAAGCTCCACATTTTGAAGTGAAAGATTCTGTGTATATTGATTGGAAACCTGGGCAAGAATTTATAAAAGAGGATTAATAATGGAATTTAAAAGGAATTTGTATTTTATTCTTGAAAGACCAGCAAATCATAAATATGGGATGTTTGTTCAAGCAATTATATATATAAATATATTTGCTAGTATTTTGATATTATTTCTAGAAACAGAAGAGTCTTTAAAAGGATATATGCATATATTAAATTATATAAATATATTTAGTATTGGACTTTTTACTCTAGAATATATTGCAAGAATATATTGTATAAATTATGATAATAAGAAAAAAAGAATGAAGTACATTTTTTCTCCTTTTATGATTATTGATTTATTAGTATTATTACCTTTTTATTTATCTTTTTTTCCTTTTTTAAATATAGATTTAGCATTTCTTAGAACTTTGAGAGTTTTAAGAATTTTCAAACTTTTTAGACTAGGAAAATTTATAGAATTTGATAATATATTGGCTCAAATAGTAAAAGAAAAAAAAGAGGAGTTTATATTTATTTTAATAGCTTCTGTTATAATATTATTTACAATATCACCTTTAGTATATTTTGCAGAACACGATGCCCAACCTACAGTATATAAAAGTATGTTTGATTCTCTTTGGTGGTCAGTAATAACATTTACAACTGTTGGATATGGAGATATGTATCCAATAACAGGTTTTGGGAGAATATTAGCTACATTTTTAAGTGTATTTGGAATAGCTTTTTACGCAATACCTGGTTCAATATTAACATCTGCATTTTTAGATAAGATGAATCATAAAAAGCATTATAAAGAAGAAAATATTAGTGATGAAAAATAAGGCCTAAGATGGAAAAAAGAATATTAGAAATCGAAAAACTAAAAGCTGCTCTTGGTGAAAGTTTAACACAAGAAGAAATCGAGAAAAAACTAAAAGAAAAATTGGAAGCAAAGAGTGAAAAAGAAAGTGTAAAAAGCGAACTTATTGTTGAAGAAGAAGTTAAACAAGATGATATAGATGATGAAACAAAGGAATCTGAAAATATTGATAAAATAAATGAGGAAATTATTGATGAGAACAAAGATGACCTTATAGAAAAAGAATCAAATAAATTAGAAGAAAATCCAACAGAAGATTTAACAAATTTTGAAATTGAAGTTGAGGAGATAAGTGCTGAAAAATTAGCACTTTTAAATAAAAGAAGAATGGAAGATTTAAAAGTAAACAAAAAAAGTTCTATAAATATATTTATATATCTTTTTTCTTTTATTGCTATTCTTTTGATAATTTTTGCAGCATATTTGTTTATGAATAAACCTGCTGTAAAAGAAGTAGTTGTTTATAAAAAGAGTGAACCAAAAGAGATAATAAAAGAAATTGTAACAGAAAAAATAGTTCCTGCAAAACCCCTTGATGATAAGCAATTAAAAAGTTACTTTAATTCAAACAAGTATGAAATTTACAAATGTTATGATTTTAAAGTGGGTATTGCAACTTTTCCAAATGAGTGTAAAAAAACACTAAAAGACTTTTTAGCAAAAAACAAAGATAGTTTTAAACTAGAAGTTACAGCCGTAATATCTCCTGATGATAAAGAGATAATAAAAAAAGCTAATTTAGAAAATGCAAGTGATACACTAAAAGAGTATATTATAAGAGGATTCTCAAGACAAAGAGTTTTAGAAACATCTTTTTATATAAGAGATGTTTTAAAAGATGATGTTATTTTAACTCCTGTAAATTATTATGTTAAATCTAAAAAGTTAAGTAAAGGAATAATTATAAAAGCCTACTATTTAGAAAAATAGTAGATTTTTATTTATTTATGAGATATATTCTTTTCTATTAGTTTTCCCTCTTCATTCATCAAATAAGCAGCTCCAAAACCTAAAACTAAAGATTTATCTTTTGGAGTTAGTTCAACTATTTTAAAATCTTTCATTTTTCTAATAAATGAAAGATTATCTCCATATCTTTTATCAAATAATTCAAAATATTTTTCACCTTCAACTATTTTACATGAGGCAGAAAAATATAATCTTTTTCTAGCATAAATATGAGAAGCATCTTTTTCGTCTTCTATTAAAAAAACATGAGCTTTTAAAGTGTCTTCGATATTTTTATAATGGGGTAGGGCAGAACTCATAACAACATAAAATTTATTATCATCTTCCACAAAGGGTGAGTAACTTGTAAGCGGTTCATTATCTTTACTTGTAGTTGAAAGTGTTAAAGAGAATTTGTCTTTTGGAAAAGTTTTAAATGCATCAATTATCTCTTCATTTGTTAGTTTATTCATAGATTTCCTTTTTTGAATTATATATTTAAAATATTAAAATAAATTAAAAAGGTTATTTTAGTAAAATAGTATAAATAAAGGGGTTTTATGAAAAGATTTTCAAATGAAAACATGGTAGAGATAATTGAATATATTACAAACTATTTAAAAGATAAAGAAAGTAGATATATTTTTGAATTTGAAGTTTTGAATCCAGATATCTCTTTAGATGCATATAGTGGAGAGAAGTTTATTATAGAAAATAAGGAGTATATATATCGAAGTTATAATTCATGGAATTCCTTAGCACAAACTCTATTTTGTAAATTACAGACTCCCCAAGTTATTTCAAAAGAGTTTATTAAATTATCTTTTGTGAAACTAGACCAAGATGATAGTTTTCATAAAAGTTCAAGTGAACAAAGTGAAAAATATGGTATAAATTCAATCTTTGATAATATCAATAAAAATGAAGAAGCCTCATTCATTTATTATTATATGAATGCTTTAAAAAATGTAGATATAAGTTCAAAAACAAAAGTATTAAATTTAGGTGTTAATAGTGGAGGAGAATTTGAGGTTATAAAACAACTTTCAAGTGATTATAAAAAGACTCACTTTACTGGAATTGATTTTTGTGAGTCTGCTATAAATAAAGCTAAAAAAATTTTTTATGAATCAAATTTTTCATTTCTTGTAGAAGATATAAATAATATAAATAATTTAGATTTAGGTAAGTTTGATTTGATAATATCAATTGGAACTTTACAAAGTACAACATTAAATTTTAAAACATTTTTTATGTCTTTGGTTCAAGATTACTTAGAAGATAGAGGTTCTATAATTTTGGGATTTCCAAATTGTAGATGGATTGATACTCAAATGATTTATGGGGCAAAGGCACCAAATTATAGCTATTCAGAGTTGTCAATTTTATTTAATGATGTGATATTTTGTAAAAAGTATTTACAACAGAAAAAATATAGAGTTACTATTACAGGAAGAGATTATATATTTCTAACTGCAACATCAATAAAAAAAGGTTAATATGAAGTTTATATTTATATTTATTTTTATATTTTTGAATCTTTCTTTTGCAGAAGATTTTAATAAGATAAAAAGTGTTGAAGAATTTAAAAGTTATATGGCAAAAGAGCACAAATTTAATAAAAAAGAGTTGTCAGATTTATTTTCAGATGTAATGATTCAAAAAGATTCTTTATGGTTTTATACAAAACCTCATAAAACAGATTATAAGACACACTATTGGACAGATTATAGTAAAAATTTTTTATCAAAAAAGAAAGTACAAGCGGGAGTTGATTTTTTAAAAAATAACAATGAGGCTTTATACAAAGCTTATAAAGAGTATAAAATACCAAGTGCATATATAGTTGCAATAATTGGAATTGAGAGCAATTATGGTGGCTTTATGGGTAAAAATCCTACTTTTGATACTTTAAGTACTTTAGCATTTAAAGAAAATAGAAGAAATAGTTTTTTTAAAAAAGAACTTGAAGCATATTTACTTATGACTAGAAAAGAAAAAATAGATCCCAAAGAGATTAAAGGTTCATTTGCAGGAGCAATAGGTTATTGTCAATTTATGCCTAGTAATTTTAAAAAAGTAGCAGTTGACTTAGATGAA is part of the Arcobacter sp. F2176 genome and harbors:
- a CDS encoding methyltransferase domain-containing protein, which produces MKRFSNENMVEIIEYITNYLKDKESRYIFEFEVLNPDISLDAYSGEKFIIENKEYIYRSYNSWNSLAQTLFCKLQTPQVISKEFIKLSFVKLDQDDSFHKSSSEQSEKYGINSIFDNINKNEEASFIYYYMNALKNVDISSKTKVLNLGVNSGGEFEVIKQLSSDYKKTHFTGIDFCESAINKAKKIFYESNFSFLVEDINNINNLDLGKFDLIISIGTLQSTTLNFKTFFMSLVQDYLEDRGSIILGFPNCRWIDTQMIYGAKAPNYSYSELSILFNDVIFCKKYLQQKKYRVTITGRDYIFLTATSIKKG
- a CDS encoding HugZ family protein; the encoded protein is MNKLTNEEIIDAFKTFPKDKFSLTLSTTSKDNEPLTSYSPFVEDDNKFYVVMSSALPHYKNIEDTLKAHVFLIEDEKDASHIYARKRLYFSASCKIVEGEKYFELFDKRYGDNLSFIRKMKDFKIVELTPKDKSLVLGFGAAYLMNEEGKLIEKNISHK
- a CDS encoding lytic transglycosylase domain-containing protein — translated: MKFIFIFIFIFLNLSFAEDFNKIKSVEEFKSYMAKEHKFNKKELSDLFSDVMIQKDSLWFYTKPHKTDYKTHYWTDYSKNFLSKKKVQAGVDFLKNNNEALYKAYKEYKIPSAYIVAIIGIESNYGGFMGKNPTFDTLSTLAFKENRRNSFFKKELEAYLLMTRKEKIDPKEIKGSFAGAIGYCQFMPSNFKKVAVDLDENNQIRLDRPTDAIGSVANYLRMSGWERGTPVAVEVNFEGKRFDKFKTGYATSYDRNDLVGIKPIERFYYDKHVSLIKLKKKDSDELWYATKNFKVITTYNRSAYYAMAVHQLASKIKEEYLKQKNN